One genomic segment of Syngnathus acus chromosome 1, fSynAcu1.2, whole genome shotgun sequence includes these proteins:
- the LOC119124482 gene encoding E3 ubiquitin-protein ligase DTX1-like isoform X1, with amino-acid sequence MVDPGYHISRANSNMLVASAVVVWEWLNEHGRWRPYSAAVSHQIEAAIRGGDTRGGSVVLGQMESRLSPYIIDLQSMHQFRQDTGTIRPVRRCFYDPASAPGQGWQWEWENDAGSWTPYDIEVAIAIENAHSRQQPCLDLTTLGFCYLIDFQNMTQVNRQSQRCRRIQRRADTAYPLVSGPLPFPKGGGEGVGGGLTGALLGVGVSGASMGIGSSVYPNGGIMTTGLGQPCSCQQCMLVFSVKTNLGGAGRSLTIQRPKTTAPTASKPLNPSKSATLGRGQHLKPNCNTYQTLPHGLAISKNTASPRRNAQLFAQSLAALTTVTSTLGISSSSRPPPPSLPPPQPPSSNINVNPPSIPAKQSSSSASESVPTATLITPANTVTTPPSPVPSPSPAVMKPQRAPSSASKVCHAPLPQRSSLAGLSRPALQRIAMAQSRALIASGVPTVPVKNLNGSSPVHPALAGITGILMSAAALPVCLTRPPKLVLHPPPVSKSDIKPVPGFGHCCRKTTKKQARKGKTPEDVVKKYLQKVKSPPDEDCTICMESLGGPSGYKGPGVGSVSRAESVGRLAQCGHQYHFQCLLAMYNNGNKDGSLQCPTCKTIYGVKTGNQPAGKMEYHIIPHSLPGHPDCKTIRMIYNIPPGIQGPEHPNPGKPFTARGFPRHCYLPDSDKGRKVLRLLLVAWDRRLIFSVGTSSTTGESDTVIWNEVHHKTEFGSNLTGHGFPDPGHLDNVLDELRAQGITEDDGLTEK; translated from the exons ATGGTGGACCCAGGATATCACATCAGCAG GGCCAACAGTAACATGCTCGTGGCCTCTGCTGTGGTGGTTTGGGAATGGCTGAACGAACACGGTCGGTGGCGGCCCTACAGCGCTGCCGTCTCCCATCAGATAGAGGCGGCCATTCGTGGTGGAGATACCCGCGGGGGGAGCGTGGTCCTCGGTCAGATGGAGAGTCGACTCTCTCCCTACATCATTGATCTCCAATCCATGCACCAGTTCAGACAAGACACAG GAACTATCCGACCAGTGAGGAGGTGTTTTTATGACCCGGCCTCAGCCCCGGGACAAGGGTGGCAGTGGGAGTGGGAAAATGATGCAGGTTCATGGACACCATATGACATAGAGGTGGCTATCGCCATCGAGAATGCTCATAGCCGCCAGCAGCCCTGCCTGGACCTGACAACCCTTGGCTTCTGCTATCTCATTGATTTTCAGAATATGACACAG GTGAATCGACAGAGCCAACGATGTCGAAGGATTCAGCGACGTGCTGACACGGCCTATCCACTAGTGTCTGGGCCTCTTCCATTTCCAAAAGGAGGAGGTGAGGGTGTAGGAGGAGGACTGACAGGTGCCCTGTTAGGTGTTGGAGTATCAGGAGCCAGCATGGGAATTGGAAGTTCTGTGTACCCGAACGGGGGCATAATGACTACTGGACTGGGCCAACCTTGCTCCTGCCAGCAGTGCATGCTTGTCTTTAGTGTGAAAACAAACCTAGGAGGAGCAGGACGCTCACTAACCATTCAGCGGCCCAAGACCACAGCACCCACCGCCTCAAAACCCTTGAATCCATCTAAATCAGCCACACTGGGGAGAGGACAGCACTTGAAGCCCAACTGCAACACCTATCAGACGCTGCCACATGGCCTTGCCATTTCTAAAAACACTGCATCTCCAAGAAGGAATGCCCAGCTCTTTGCTCAGTCTCTGGCTGCGCTCACCACAGTGACCTCCACTCTTGGCATTTCGTCATCTTCCAGGCCTCCTCCTCCGTCACTGCCGCCCCCTCAGCCACCATCATCCAACATAAATGTGAATCCTCCGTCCATTCCAGCAAAGCAGTCTTCATCTTCAGCCAGCGAATCAGTACCCACTGCCACATTAATTACCCCAGCTAACACAGTGACCACACCCCCATCCCCTGTGCCATCTCCATCACCAGCAGTAATGAAGCCACAACGTGCGCCGTCGTCCGCATCCAAAGTTTGCCATGCCCCGCTACCACAGAGATCAAGCTTAGCTGGACTGAGTCGACCAGCATTGCAGAGGATTGCCATGGCCCAATCAAGAGCACTAATAGCGTCGGG TGTGCCCACTGTGCCCGTGAAGAATCTCAACGGATCTAGTCCTGTTCACCCTGCACTGGCAG GGATCACAGGCATTCTGATGAGTGCTGCTGCTCTGCCGGTGTGTCTTACAAGACCCCCTAAACTTGTACTACACCCTCCACCTGTCAGCAAGAGTGACATCAAACCAGTACCAGGCTTTGGCCACTGCTGCAGAAAGACCACCAAGAAGCAGGCTCGCAAGG GTAAGACTCCAGAAGATGTGGTTAAAAAGTACCTGCAAAAAGTTAAGAGTCCACCAGATGAG GATTGTACCATATGCATGGAATCTTTAGGGGGTCCTTCTGGATACAAAGGTCCTGGGGTAGGATCTGTTTCCAGAGCAGAATCTGTTGGACGACTAGCGCAGTGTGGACACCAGTACCATTTTCAGTGTCTGTTGGCCATGTATAATAATGGCAACAAGGATGGCAG TCTTCAGTGTCCCACCTGTAAAACTATCTATGGTGTAAAGACCGGGAACCAACCAGCAGGAAAAATGGAGTACCACATCATCCCTCACTCACTACCGGGGCATCCCGACTGCAAAACTATTCGCATGATCTATAACATCCCGCCGGGCATTCAG GGACCAGAGCATCCCAATCCAGGGAAGCCCTTCACAGCCAGAGGCTTCCCAAGACACTGCTACCTCCCAGACAGTGACAAGGGACGCAAG GTATTGAGACTGCTCCTGGTAGCGTGGGACCGAAGGTTGATCTTTTCAGTTGGGACTTCAAGCACCACAGGAGAATCTGACACAGTCATATGGAATGAG GTACACCACAAAACAGAGTTTGGCTCCAACCTGACAGGTCATGGCTTCCCTGACCCTGGACACCTAGACAATGTTCTGGATGAGCTCCGAGCTCAAGGCATCACAGAAGATGATGGGTTGACTGAAAAGTGA
- the LOC119124482 gene encoding E3 ubiquitin-protein ligase DTX1-like isoform X2: MANSNMLVASAVVVWEWLNEHGRWRPYSAAVSHQIEAAIRGGDTRGGSVVLGQMESRLSPYIIDLQSMHQFRQDTGTIRPVRRCFYDPASAPGQGWQWEWENDAGSWTPYDIEVAIAIENAHSRQQPCLDLTTLGFCYLIDFQNMTQVNRQSQRCRRIQRRADTAYPLVSGPLPFPKGGGEGVGGGLTGALLGVGVSGASMGIGSSVYPNGGIMTTGLGQPCSCQQCMLVFSVKTNLGGAGRSLTIQRPKTTAPTASKPLNPSKSATLGRGQHLKPNCNTYQTLPHGLAISKNTASPRRNAQLFAQSLAALTTVTSTLGISSSSRPPPPSLPPPQPPSSNINVNPPSIPAKQSSSSASESVPTATLITPANTVTTPPSPVPSPSPAVMKPQRAPSSASKVCHAPLPQRSSLAGLSRPALQRIAMAQSRALIASGVPTVPVKNLNGSSPVHPALAGITGILMSAAALPVCLTRPPKLVLHPPPVSKSDIKPVPGFGHCCRKTTKKQARKGKTPEDVVKKYLQKVKSPPDEDCTICMESLGGPSGYKGPGVGSVSRAESVGRLAQCGHQYHFQCLLAMYNNGNKDGSLQCPTCKTIYGVKTGNQPAGKMEYHIIPHSLPGHPDCKTIRMIYNIPPGIQGPEHPNPGKPFTARGFPRHCYLPDSDKGRKVLRLLLVAWDRRLIFSVGTSSTTGESDTVIWNEVHHKTEFGSNLTGHGFPDPGHLDNVLDELRAQGITEDDGLTEK, encoded by the exons AT GGCCAACAGTAACATGCTCGTGGCCTCTGCTGTGGTGGTTTGGGAATGGCTGAACGAACACGGTCGGTGGCGGCCCTACAGCGCTGCCGTCTCCCATCAGATAGAGGCGGCCATTCGTGGTGGAGATACCCGCGGGGGGAGCGTGGTCCTCGGTCAGATGGAGAGTCGACTCTCTCCCTACATCATTGATCTCCAATCCATGCACCAGTTCAGACAAGACACAG GAACTATCCGACCAGTGAGGAGGTGTTTTTATGACCCGGCCTCAGCCCCGGGACAAGGGTGGCAGTGGGAGTGGGAAAATGATGCAGGTTCATGGACACCATATGACATAGAGGTGGCTATCGCCATCGAGAATGCTCATAGCCGCCAGCAGCCCTGCCTGGACCTGACAACCCTTGGCTTCTGCTATCTCATTGATTTTCAGAATATGACACAG GTGAATCGACAGAGCCAACGATGTCGAAGGATTCAGCGACGTGCTGACACGGCCTATCCACTAGTGTCTGGGCCTCTTCCATTTCCAAAAGGAGGAGGTGAGGGTGTAGGAGGAGGACTGACAGGTGCCCTGTTAGGTGTTGGAGTATCAGGAGCCAGCATGGGAATTGGAAGTTCTGTGTACCCGAACGGGGGCATAATGACTACTGGACTGGGCCAACCTTGCTCCTGCCAGCAGTGCATGCTTGTCTTTAGTGTGAAAACAAACCTAGGAGGAGCAGGACGCTCACTAACCATTCAGCGGCCCAAGACCACAGCACCCACCGCCTCAAAACCCTTGAATCCATCTAAATCAGCCACACTGGGGAGAGGACAGCACTTGAAGCCCAACTGCAACACCTATCAGACGCTGCCACATGGCCTTGCCATTTCTAAAAACACTGCATCTCCAAGAAGGAATGCCCAGCTCTTTGCTCAGTCTCTGGCTGCGCTCACCACAGTGACCTCCACTCTTGGCATTTCGTCATCTTCCAGGCCTCCTCCTCCGTCACTGCCGCCCCCTCAGCCACCATCATCCAACATAAATGTGAATCCTCCGTCCATTCCAGCAAAGCAGTCTTCATCTTCAGCCAGCGAATCAGTACCCACTGCCACATTAATTACCCCAGCTAACACAGTGACCACACCCCCATCCCCTGTGCCATCTCCATCACCAGCAGTAATGAAGCCACAACGTGCGCCGTCGTCCGCATCCAAAGTTTGCCATGCCCCGCTACCACAGAGATCAAGCTTAGCTGGACTGAGTCGACCAGCATTGCAGAGGATTGCCATGGCCCAATCAAGAGCACTAATAGCGTCGGG TGTGCCCACTGTGCCCGTGAAGAATCTCAACGGATCTAGTCCTGTTCACCCTGCACTGGCAG GGATCACAGGCATTCTGATGAGTGCTGCTGCTCTGCCGGTGTGTCTTACAAGACCCCCTAAACTTGTACTACACCCTCCACCTGTCAGCAAGAGTGACATCAAACCAGTACCAGGCTTTGGCCACTGCTGCAGAAAGACCACCAAGAAGCAGGCTCGCAAGG GTAAGACTCCAGAAGATGTGGTTAAAAAGTACCTGCAAAAAGTTAAGAGTCCACCAGATGAG GATTGTACCATATGCATGGAATCTTTAGGGGGTCCTTCTGGATACAAAGGTCCTGGGGTAGGATCTGTTTCCAGAGCAGAATCTGTTGGACGACTAGCGCAGTGTGGACACCAGTACCATTTTCAGTGTCTGTTGGCCATGTATAATAATGGCAACAAGGATGGCAG TCTTCAGTGTCCCACCTGTAAAACTATCTATGGTGTAAAGACCGGGAACCAACCAGCAGGAAAAATGGAGTACCACATCATCCCTCACTCACTACCGGGGCATCCCGACTGCAAAACTATTCGCATGATCTATAACATCCCGCCGGGCATTCAG GGACCAGAGCATCCCAATCCAGGGAAGCCCTTCACAGCCAGAGGCTTCCCAAGACACTGCTACCTCCCAGACAGTGACAAGGGACGCAAG GTATTGAGACTGCTCCTGGTAGCGTGGGACCGAAGGTTGATCTTTTCAGTTGGGACTTCAAGCACCACAGGAGAATCTGACACAGTCATATGGAATGAG GTACACCACAAAACAGAGTTTGGCTCCAACCTGACAGGTCATGGCTTCCCTGACCCTGGACACCTAGACAATGTTCTGGATGAGCTCCGAGCTCAAGGCATCACAGAAGATGATGGGTTGACTGAAAAGTGA
- the LOC119124482 gene encoding E3 ubiquitin-protein ligase DTX1-like isoform X3, giving the protein MLVASAVVVWEWLNEHGRWRPYSAAVSHQIEAAIRGGDTRGGSVVLGQMESRLSPYIIDLQSMHQFRQDTGTIRPVRRCFYDPASAPGQGWQWEWENDAGSWTPYDIEVAIAIENAHSRQQPCLDLTTLGFCYLIDFQNMTQVNRQSQRCRRIQRRADTAYPLVSGPLPFPKGGGEGVGGGLTGALLGVGVSGASMGIGSSVYPNGGIMTTGLGQPCSCQQCMLVFSVKTNLGGAGRSLTIQRPKTTAPTASKPLNPSKSATLGRGQHLKPNCNTYQTLPHGLAISKNTASPRRNAQLFAQSLAALTTVTSTLGISSSSRPPPPSLPPPQPPSSNINVNPPSIPAKQSSSSASESVPTATLITPANTVTTPPSPVPSPSPAVMKPQRAPSSASKVCHAPLPQRSSLAGLSRPALQRIAMAQSRALIASGVPTVPVKNLNGSSPVHPALAGITGILMSAAALPVCLTRPPKLVLHPPPVSKSDIKPVPGFGHCCRKTTKKQARKGKTPEDVVKKYLQKVKSPPDEDCTICMESLGGPSGYKGPGVGSVSRAESVGRLAQCGHQYHFQCLLAMYNNGNKDGSLQCPTCKTIYGVKTGNQPAGKMEYHIIPHSLPGHPDCKTIRMIYNIPPGIQGPEHPNPGKPFTARGFPRHCYLPDSDKGRKVLRLLLVAWDRRLIFSVGTSSTTGESDTVIWNEVHHKTEFGSNLTGHGFPDPGHLDNVLDELRAQGITEDDGLTEK; this is encoded by the exons ATGCTCGTGGCCTCTGCTGTGGTGGTTTGGGAATGGCTGAACGAACACGGTCGGTGGCGGCCCTACAGCGCTGCCGTCTCCCATCAGATAGAGGCGGCCATTCGTGGTGGAGATACCCGCGGGGGGAGCGTGGTCCTCGGTCAGATGGAGAGTCGACTCTCTCCCTACATCATTGATCTCCAATCCATGCACCAGTTCAGACAAGACACAG GAACTATCCGACCAGTGAGGAGGTGTTTTTATGACCCGGCCTCAGCCCCGGGACAAGGGTGGCAGTGGGAGTGGGAAAATGATGCAGGTTCATGGACACCATATGACATAGAGGTGGCTATCGCCATCGAGAATGCTCATAGCCGCCAGCAGCCCTGCCTGGACCTGACAACCCTTGGCTTCTGCTATCTCATTGATTTTCAGAATATGACACAG GTGAATCGACAGAGCCAACGATGTCGAAGGATTCAGCGACGTGCTGACACGGCCTATCCACTAGTGTCTGGGCCTCTTCCATTTCCAAAAGGAGGAGGTGAGGGTGTAGGAGGAGGACTGACAGGTGCCCTGTTAGGTGTTGGAGTATCAGGAGCCAGCATGGGAATTGGAAGTTCTGTGTACCCGAACGGGGGCATAATGACTACTGGACTGGGCCAACCTTGCTCCTGCCAGCAGTGCATGCTTGTCTTTAGTGTGAAAACAAACCTAGGAGGAGCAGGACGCTCACTAACCATTCAGCGGCCCAAGACCACAGCACCCACCGCCTCAAAACCCTTGAATCCATCTAAATCAGCCACACTGGGGAGAGGACAGCACTTGAAGCCCAACTGCAACACCTATCAGACGCTGCCACATGGCCTTGCCATTTCTAAAAACACTGCATCTCCAAGAAGGAATGCCCAGCTCTTTGCTCAGTCTCTGGCTGCGCTCACCACAGTGACCTCCACTCTTGGCATTTCGTCATCTTCCAGGCCTCCTCCTCCGTCACTGCCGCCCCCTCAGCCACCATCATCCAACATAAATGTGAATCCTCCGTCCATTCCAGCAAAGCAGTCTTCATCTTCAGCCAGCGAATCAGTACCCACTGCCACATTAATTACCCCAGCTAACACAGTGACCACACCCCCATCCCCTGTGCCATCTCCATCACCAGCAGTAATGAAGCCACAACGTGCGCCGTCGTCCGCATCCAAAGTTTGCCATGCCCCGCTACCACAGAGATCAAGCTTAGCTGGACTGAGTCGACCAGCATTGCAGAGGATTGCCATGGCCCAATCAAGAGCACTAATAGCGTCGGG TGTGCCCACTGTGCCCGTGAAGAATCTCAACGGATCTAGTCCTGTTCACCCTGCACTGGCAG GGATCACAGGCATTCTGATGAGTGCTGCTGCTCTGCCGGTGTGTCTTACAAGACCCCCTAAACTTGTACTACACCCTCCACCTGTCAGCAAGAGTGACATCAAACCAGTACCAGGCTTTGGCCACTGCTGCAGAAAGACCACCAAGAAGCAGGCTCGCAAGG GTAAGACTCCAGAAGATGTGGTTAAAAAGTACCTGCAAAAAGTTAAGAGTCCACCAGATGAG GATTGTACCATATGCATGGAATCTTTAGGGGGTCCTTCTGGATACAAAGGTCCTGGGGTAGGATCTGTTTCCAGAGCAGAATCTGTTGGACGACTAGCGCAGTGTGGACACCAGTACCATTTTCAGTGTCTGTTGGCCATGTATAATAATGGCAACAAGGATGGCAG TCTTCAGTGTCCCACCTGTAAAACTATCTATGGTGTAAAGACCGGGAACCAACCAGCAGGAAAAATGGAGTACCACATCATCCCTCACTCACTACCGGGGCATCCCGACTGCAAAACTATTCGCATGATCTATAACATCCCGCCGGGCATTCAG GGACCAGAGCATCCCAATCCAGGGAAGCCCTTCACAGCCAGAGGCTTCCCAAGACACTGCTACCTCCCAGACAGTGACAAGGGACGCAAG GTATTGAGACTGCTCCTGGTAGCGTGGGACCGAAGGTTGATCTTTTCAGTTGGGACTTCAAGCACCACAGGAGAATCTGACACAGTCATATGGAATGAG GTACACCACAAAACAGAGTTTGGCTCCAACCTGACAGGTCATGGCTTCCCTGACCCTGGACACCTAGACAATGTTCTGGATGAGCTCCGAGCTCAAGGCATCACAGAAGATGATGGGTTGACTGAAAAGTGA